The genomic DNA TAAAGTAAATGCAATAGATACAACCGGAGCAGGAGATTCTTATATAGGTTCATTTTTATACACCTTATTGTATAAACAAATAACATTGAATGATATAAAAGAAATGAAACAAGAAACGTTAAATGAGTATTTAGAATTTTCTAATTATTATGCAGCTCGTAGTACAACTATTAAAGGTGCGATAAGTTCATATGCAACAAAGGAAGAAATAACTGAATTTATAAAAAATTTATAGTAGGAATGAGTAATAGGTTTTGAAGGAAGTAACATGTAAAGAGTTTTTAAGGATGTTTACTATGAAAATAATTAACATATAAAAAGCAATAAAGAGGCTGTCTCAAAATAGAGATAAGCCTCTTTATCATTGTTGAAATGATAAAAAATATTTTAATTATTGTTACTTTTTAGAAGAATATATATCTTATTTTAAATAAGCAAATTATGTAAGATTTATTTATATTATCAATACTTTACTTGGAGTATTATGTCTTTAGCAGTTATCTACTTCAATTGAATTATCTAAAATATAATAAATTTGTTTTGCAAATTGACGAGAATCTTCTTCTTTTTCTTTATTCATAAAATTAGGTTTACCTAAATCACGTTCAACAAGCATTCCTATATATTTTAACTGTGAATGCTTACAGTAGCGCTTCATACCATTTTCCCAAATATCAGCACCCTTTTCAGGTCTATATCCACATGTTGTAATAAGTGCTACTGGTTTTCCTGCCCATAGAGCGGGGCCTTTCTCATTACCATAGTATTTATTCATTCCATACACCAATCTGTCAAGTAGTGCTTTCATTGGAGAAGTGCAGTACCAAGAATAAATTGGAGTAGCAAAAACAATTAAATCACACATAAGAATTTTCTTGAAAATTTTCTGAACATCATCTTTACAATAACATCCAAAATCAAATAAGTTATCCTGACACTTTTTACAAGCAATACATGGCTCTATTTTACAATCATATAACCATATTACTTCAATATTTGAATTATAATTTTCTAATTCCTCAATAAAAGGTTTTAAAATAGCAGCAGTATTACCTTTTTTCTTAGGACTTCCCATAAGAATGCATACTTCCATATTGATACCTCCACAGTATTTTAAAATAGTTTTTAGTGCTTAATATAGTTTTAGGATACTATGAGAATACGTTAACAACAATACACTTTGTATATTTGTAATAAAATTGAAACAAATTGTTTTATCAATAAAAGTTGGAATGTAT from Clostridioides difficile ATCC 9689 = DSM 1296 includes the following:
- a CDS encoding flavodoxin family protein; protein product: MEVCILMGSPKKKGNTAAILKPFIEELENYNSNIEVIWLYDCKIEPCIACKKCQDNLFDFGCYCKDDVQKIFKKILMCDLIVFATPIYSWYCTSPMKALLDRLVYGMNKYYGNEKGPALWAGKPVALITTCGYRPEKGADIWENGMKRYCKHSQLKYIGMLVERDLGKPNFMNKEKEEDSRQFAKQIYYILDNSIEVDNC